A window of Piliocolobus tephrosceles isolate RC106 chromosome 13, ASM277652v3, whole genome shotgun sequence contains these coding sequences:
- the CATSPER1 gene encoding cation channel sperm-associated protein 1: protein MDQNSVPEKAQNEADTNNTDTFFPSHSSPPHHRPGHSGALHHHGVPQQRGESHHPPESEDFHDQASSSDVHQPQHHSEAWNHGRAHGPTGFGLAPSQGAVPSHHSYGEDYLDELHRAGRRHHDGSQYNGFHEQNDSHYHKESHHDRRQYLGESLSYYSSGMPHHPGEASHHGGSYLPHGANPYSESFHHSEASYLSGLQHNESQHHQVTHHGWSPHHQGQHHGRSRHHEAHQHGSPPHHGQILSPHSSVVSYQHRTSDYHSEYHHSEHAHHTQHHHRTHRHRDHHGAHHSSHLDGDYQYRDYVQSTSQLSIPQTSWSVVHDASGPAASHTGAFPPHMAHPRGSAHSMTRSVSTVHSCATRRSKKVHPWDISTKDSKDLDKEEGQFRRRKTGRLQRIHKKGHSTNLLQWLWEKLTFLIQGFREMIRKLIQSLAFETFIFFVVCLNTFMLVAQTFAEVEIRGEWYFMALDSIFFCIYVVEALLKIVALGLSYFYDFWNNLDFFIMAMAVLDFLLMQTYSFAIYHQSLFRILKVFKSLRALRAIRVLRRFRFLTSIQEVTGTLGQSLPSIAAILILMFTFLFLFSAVLRALFHKSDAKRFQNIFTTIFTLFALLTLDDWSLIYIDSRAQGAWYIIPILIIYIVIQYFIFLNLVITVLLDSFEMALFKGPKKMKQERAAWIQEKLLEDSLTELRATEPKEVASEGTMLKRLIEKKFGTMTEKQQQLLFHYLQLVASVEQQQQKFRSQAALINEIVDTTFEAGEEDFRQ, encoded by the exons ATGGATCAAAATTCAGTGCCTGAAAAGGCTCAGAATGAGGCAGACACCAATAACACAGATACGTTCTTTCCCTCCCACTCATCACCCCCACACCACAGGCCAGGCCACAGCGGAGCTCTCCACCATCACGGCGTGCCTCAACAACGTGGTGAATCTCACCACCCTCCGGAGTCCGAAGACTTCCACGACCAAGCCTCCTCCTCCGACGTCCACCAACCTCAACACCACAGCGAGGCGTGGAATCATGGCAGAGCCCACGGCCCCACAGGCTTTGGCCTGGCTCCCTCTCAAGGCGCTGTCCCCTCCCACCATTCCTACGGTGAGGACTACCTTGATGAGCTCCACCGTGCTGGCAGAAGGCATCATGACGGGTCCCAGTACAATGGGTTCCACGAGCAGAATGACTCCCACTACCATAAGGAGTCTCACCATGACAGACGCCAATATCTCGGTGAGAGTTTATCCTACTATTCCTCTGGCATGCCCCACCACCCCGGCGAGGCTTCCCACCATGGTGGGTCCTACCTGCCCCATGGAGCCAATCCCTACAGTGAGTCCTTCCACCACAGCGAGGCTTCCTACCTTAGCGGGCTCCAACACAACGAGTCCCAGCATCACCAAGTCACCCACCATGGCTGGTCCCCCCACCACCAAGGCCAACACCATGGCAGGTCCCGTCATCACGAAGCCCACCAGCATGGAAGTCCTCCTCATCATGGACAGATCCTTTCCCCTCATTCCTCTGTGGTGTCCTACCAGCATAGGACATCTGACTATCACAGCGAGTACCACCATAGTGAGCATGCCCACCACACACAGCACCACCACCGGACCCACCGGCACCGAGACCACCACGGTGCGCATCATTCCAGTCACCTTGATGGCGACTACCAGTACAGGGACTACGTCCAGAGCACTTCCCAGCTCTCCATCCCACAAACGTCCTGGAGCGTGGTTCATGATGCCTCCGGCCCTGCTGCTTCTCATACAGGAGCCTTTCCCCCTCACATGGCACACCCACGGGGCTCGGCCCACAGCATGACTCGGTCTGTCAGCACAGTCCACTCATGTGCCACCCGGAGGTCCAAAAAAGTTCATCCCTGGGATATCTCCACCAAAGATTCAAAAGACTTGGACAAAGAAGAGGGGCAGTTTCGGAGACGCAAAA CCGGCCGGCTCCAGCGCATCCACAAGAAGGGACACTCTACTAATCTCTTGCAGTGGCTGTGGGAAAAGCTAACCTTCCTCATTCAGGGCTTCCGGGAAATGATCCGGAAGCTGATCCAATCCCTGGCCTTTGAAACCTTCATCTTCTTCGTCGTCTGCCTCAACACCTTCATGCTGGTGGCCCAGACTTTCGCTGAAGTCGAGATCCGGGGCG AGTGGTACTTCATGGCCTTGGACTCCATATTCTTCTGCATCTACGTGGTGGAAGCCCTGCTCAAGATCGTCGCCCTGGGTCTCTCCTACTTCTATGACTTCTGGAACAATTTGG ACTTCTTCATCATGGCCATGGCTGTGCTGGACTTCTTGCTGATGCAGACCTACTCCTTCGCCATCTACCACCAAAGCCTCTTCCGGATCCTCAAGGTCTTCAAGAGCCTGCGAGCGTTGAGGGCCATCCGGGTCCTGCGGAGGTTCAG ATTCCTGACCAGCATCCAGGAAGTgacagggaccctgggccagtCCTTGCCATCCATCGCAGCCATCCTCATCCTCATGTTTACCTTCCTCT TCCTCTTCTCCGCGGTCCTCCGGGCACTGTTCCACAAATCTGACGCCAAGCGCTTCCAGAACATCTTCACCACTATCTTCACCCTCTTCGCCTTGCTCACTCTGGATGACTGGTCCCTCATCTACATAGACAGCCGTGCCCAGG GCGCCTGGTACATCATTCCCATCCTCATAATTTACATCGTCATCCAGTACTTCATCTTCCTCAA CCTGGTGATTACTGTCCTGCTGGATAGCTTCGAGATGGCGCTGTTCAAAGGCCCCAAGAAAATGAAGCAGGAG AGGGCCGCCTGGATCCAAGAGAAGCTGCTGGAAGACTCACTGACAGAGCTCAGAGCCACAG AGCCCAAAGAGGTGGCGAGTGAAGGCACCATGCTGAAGCGACTCATTGAGAAAAAGTTTGGGACCATGACTGAGAA GCAGCAGCAGCTCCTGTTCCATTACCTGCAGCTGGTGGCAAGcgtggagcagcagcagcagaagttCCGCTCCCAGGCAGCCCTCATCAATGAGATTGTGGACACCACATTTGAG GCTGGAGAAGAGGACTTCAGGCAGTGA
- the CST6 gene encoding cystatin-M, translating into MALTAMARSSLPLALGLTLVAFCLLALPGEARARPQERMVGERQDLSPDDPQVQKAAQAAVASYNMGSNSLYYFRDTHIIKAQSQLVAGIKYFLTMEMGSTDCRKTRVAGDHVDLTTCPLAAEAQQEKLRCDFEVLVVPWQNSSQLLKHNCVQV; encoded by the exons ATGGCACTGACGGCCATGGCGCGTTCGAGCCTCCCGCTGGCGCTGGGCCTGACCCTGGTCGCATTCTGCCTCCTGGCGCTGCCCGGCGAGGCCCGGGCCCGGCCGCAGGAGCGCATGGTCGGAGAACGCCAGGACCTGTCGCCCGACGACCCGCAGGTGCAGAAGGCGGCGCAGGCGGCCGTGGCCAGTTACAACATGGGCAGCAACAGCCTCTACTACTTCCGAGACACGCACATCATCAAGGCTCAGAGCCAG CTGGTGGCCGGCATCAAGTACTTCCTGACGATGGAGATGGGGAGCACAGACTGCCGCAAGACCAGGGTCGCTGGAGACCACGTCGACCTCACCACCTGCCCCCTGGCGGCAGAGGCGCAGCAGGAG AAGCTGCGCTGTGACTTTGAGGTCCTTGTGGTTCCCTGGCAGAACTCCTCTCAGCTCCTAAAGCACAACTGTGTGCAGGTGTGA
- the BANF1 gene encoding barrier-to-autointegration factor, which yields MTTSQKHRDFVAEPMGEKPVGSLAGIGEVLGKKLEERGFDKAYVVLGQFLVLKKDEDLFREWLKDTCGANAKQSRDCFGCLREWCDAFL from the exons ATGACAACCTCCCAAAAGCACCGAGACTTCGTGGCAGAGCCCATGGGGGAGAAGCCAGTGGGGAGCCTGGCTGGGATTGGTGAAGTCCTGGGCAAGAAGCTGGAGGAGAGGGGCTTTGACAAG GCCTATGTTGTCCTTGGCCAGTTTCTGGTGCTAAAGAAAGATGAAGACCTCTTCCGGGAATGGCTGAAGGACACGTGTGGCGCCAACGCCAAGCAGTCCCGGGACTGCTTCGGATGCCTGCGAGAGTGGTGCGACGCCTTCTTGTGA
- the EIF1AD gene encoding probable RNA-binding protein EIF1AD has translation MSQATKRKHVVKEVLGEHIVPSDQQQIVRVLRTPGNNLHEVETAQGQRFLVSMPSKYRKNIWIKRGDFLIVDPIEEGEKVKAEISFVLCKDHVRSLQKEGFWPEAFSEVAEKHNNRNRQTQPELPGEPQLSGEESSSEDDSDLFVNTNRRQYHESEEESEEEEAA, from the exons ATGTCTCAGGCCACCAAGAGGAAGCATGTGGTGAAGGAGGTGCTGGGGGAGCACATCGTGCCCTCCGACCAGCAGCAGATTGTCAGG GTACTCAGGACCCCAGGGAACAATCTGCATGAGGTGGAGACAGCCCAAGGGCAGCGCTTCCTGGTGAGCATGCCCTCCAAATACCGCAAGAACATCTGGATCaagagag GGGACTTTCTCATTGTTGACCCCATTGAAGAGGGAGAAAAGGTGAAGGCTGAGATCTCGTTTGTGCTCTGCAAGGACCACGTGCGCTCCCTGCAGAAGGAGGGCTTTTG GCCTGAGGCCTTCTCTGAAGTGGCTGAGAAACACAACAACAGGAACAG ACAAACTCAACCAGAACTCCCAGGTGAGCCACAGTTATCAGGAGAGGAGTCCAGCTCAGAAGATGATTCTGACCTGTTTGTTAACACAAACCGCAGACAGTATCATGAGAGTGAGGAGGAGAGCGAAGAGGAGGAGGCTGCCTGA